Proteins from one Procambarus clarkii isolate CNS0578487 chromosome 40, FALCON_Pclarkii_2.0, whole genome shotgun sequence genomic window:
- the Aos1 gene encoding SUMO-activating enzyme subunit 1: protein MSNSHLKMVEKHAETITEDEAALYDRQIRLWGLDAQKRLRTSRILVAGVCGMGAEVAKNLVLSGVKSLTLLDHRTITEIETCSNFLVPHDALGKNIAEASRERAQILNPMVEVSSDTSNIDDKTDEYFTKFDVVCVSRCRREQLLRINNICRKNKILFFAGDVFGMIGYMFTDLKDHQYVEEVKKRKEIEQDGKKQTVEETKMVKHTETFVPLSQALDVDWSSKKYASQLKRTSPAYFIMHIILEFISLHGRLPDPTRRSEDEVELLTIKNALLEKMGVPQEKVNNQFAGLVFGQVSPVCAIVGGVLAQEIIKAVSQKDPPHNNFFFFTTLDGAGVVECIGH from the exons ATGAGCAACTCGCACCTGAAGATGGTTGAGAAGCACGCGGAAACCATCACGGAGGATGAGGCCGCTCTCTATGACCGTCAGATCCGGCTGTGGGGCCTGGACGCCCAAAAGCG ATTGCGCACTTCTCGTATATTGGTTGCTGGAGTTTGTGGAATGGGAGCAGAGGTCGCAAAGAATTTGGTTCTCTCAGGAGTAAAATCTCTTACCTTGTTGGACCATCGCACAATTACAGAAATTGAAACATGCTCAAATTTTCTTGTTCCACATGATGCACTTGGTAAAAAT ATAGCTGAGGCATCCCGAGAAAGAGCGCAGATTTTGAACCCAATGGTGGAAGTTTCCTCTGACACGAGCAATATTGATGACAAAACTGATGAATATTTCACCAAGTTTGATGTAGTGTGTGTGAGTCGCTGCCGTCGAGAACAGCTGCTCCGAATCAACAACATCTGCCGCAAGAATAAAATTTTATTTTTTGCTGGTGATGTGTTTGGAATGATTGGTTACATGTTCACCGACTTAAAGGATCATCAATATgttga AGAGGTGAAAAAGAGGAAGGAAATCGAGCAAGATGGTAAGAAGCAGACTGTTGAGGAGACAAAGATGGTGAAGCACACAGAAACATTCGTTCCTTTAAGTCAAGCGCTGGATGTAGATTGGTCTTCAAAAAAGTATGCCTCTCAGCTGAAAAGGACATCTCCAGCATACTTTATAATGCACA TAATCCTGGAATTCATTAGTCTGCACGGCCGACTTCCCGACCCAACTCGTAGGAgtgaagatgaagttgaattactgACCATTAAAAATGCTTTGCTGGAGAAGATGGGTGTGCCTCAGGAGAAAGTAAACAACCAATTTGCTGG GTTGGTGTTTGGACAAGTCAGCCCTGTGTGTGCAATTGTTGGTGGTGTACTTGCCCAGGAGATCATCAAGGCTGTATCCCAGAAGGATCCACCGCATAATAACTTCTTTTTCTTTACCACACTGGATGGTGCGGGTGTTGTGGAATGTATTGGACATTGA